One part of the Ornithodoros turicata isolate Travis chromosome 2, ASM3712646v1, whole genome shotgun sequence genome encodes these proteins:
- the LOC135383360 gene encoding uncharacterized protein LOC135383360: MSAKRRYNQSPWDLSSPCPRRTQSREKKTRLEISNLNNVQHTNETDAGNEESERITSSEERDLLICCNEQRQFPADSDDSDRTVPDGCFEGGPSRSSEAYHSDREDCDAITTHDRDDTAYDSHDTDDSADESLYEEEPAQEEPMDDLDQPLYSGSKLTRRESLLLILAHSLRHHSSKEATESLLRLVDAHIPDTSTLPLSKYIFYNQFATCTRNHTFHRYCPTCHSYLLQVGDNDTTTPATVLCTQCNCSQNIEKLMKSGSYFVMLNIESQARDLLEQYGLPTRRKEPTGFL; the protein is encoded by the exons ATGTCGGCAAAACGGAGGTACAATCAGAGCCCGTGGGACCTCAGCTCCCCTTGTCCGAGGCGGACTCAGTCTCGAGAGAAGAAAACGAGACTCGAAATCTCGAACCTGAACAACGTGCAACACACAAATGAAACCGATGCTGGTAACGAAGAAAGCGAGCGCATCACGAGCTCCGAAGAACGTGACCTGCTGATTTGTTGCAACGAACAGCGACAGTTCCCAGCGGACAGCGACGACAGCGACCGCACGGTACCCGATGGATGCTTTGAAGGAGGTCCTTCGCGGTCGTCGGAAGCATACCATAGTGACAGGGAAGATTGCGACGCCATTACCACCCATGACCGCGACGATACTGCATATGACTCCCACGACACCGACGACAGCGCTGATGAGTCGTTATATGAGGAAGAGCCAGCGCAGGAGGAACCTATGGACGATCTT GACCAGCCCCTTTACAGTGGCTCAAAATTGACACGTCGAGAAAGTTTGCTACTTATTCTGGCCCACAGTCTCAGGCACCATTCTTCGAAAGAAGCAACCGAAAGCCTCCTGAGGCTTGTGGATGCCCACATTCCGGACACATCCACCCTGCCACTGTCCAAATACATCTTCTACAACCAGTTTGCCACCTGCACAAGGAACCACACATTTCACAGGTATTGCCCCACTTGCCACTCATATCTGTTGCAAGTAGGAGACAACGATACCACTACTCCTGCTACTGTCCTGTGCACTCAGTGTAACTGCAGTCAGAATATTGAAAAACTGATGAAGTCCGGATCATACTTCGTTATGTTGAACATTGAGAGTCAAGCACGAGATCTTTTGGAACAGTATGGCCTGCCAACACGAAGAAAAGAGCCTACTGGTTTCCTGTGA
- the LOC135383361 gene encoding uncharacterized protein LOC135383361, giving the protein MSHILVKWPRLAQWDVYPIKAIVDADLGRQLSVYPSHVDTIKHQKASVKWKESATPSRGYVLAVGSETAMERKRTKIVKQYLHSDDVEAPGANVENEPCCAHLAELDSLRSQFDALKEENKALKERLKKAEGAADSARMLKRLKKMIDSSQSSSPVVAEPQVDICGGVLVGSHHLTYLKSRCTGQPTKFARALLRVLFTGDELKGRSLFGVACNAHKDKAVKEALDSTRVNALISYTVSSFGLLDDTKVKNSLSSLLVREGK; this is encoded by the exons ATGTCGCACATCTTGGTAAAGTGGCCGCGTCTTGCACAGTGGGATGTCTATCCCATTAAAGCCATTGTGGACGCCGATTTAGGCAGGCAGCTTTCCGTGTATCCGTCCCACGTGGATACCATTAAACACCAGAAAGCCTCTGTCAAGTGGAAAGAAAGCGCTACACCTTCTCGCGGTTACGTTTTGGCTGTCG GTTCGGAAACAGCGATGGAGAGGAAACGGACCAAGATTGTTAAGCAATATTTGCATTCTGATGATGTCGAAGCGCCAGGAGCCAATGTTGAAAAC GAACCATGCTGCGCACATCTTGCAGAGCTTGATTCGCTTCGCTCGCAGTTTGATGCcttaaaagaagaaaacaaggcACTAAAAGAACGGCTGAAAAAGGCAGAAGGGGCAGCTG attcTGCGAGGATGCTGAAAAGATTGAAAAAGATGATTGACTCTAGCCAGTCTTCTTCACCAGTGGTTGCTGAGCCACAG GTGGATATCTGTGGTGGTGTCCTTGTGGGAAGCCACCACCTCACCTACCTGAAGAGCCGCTGCACAGGACAACCCACCAAATTTGCCAGAGCCCTTCTGCGTGTCCTCTTCACCGGGGACGAGCTAAAGGGAAGGTCCCTGTTTGGGGTTGCATGCAATGCACACAAAGACAAGGCAGTGAAGGAGGCACTGGATAGCACTAGAGTGAACGCCCTGATTT CCTACACGGTATCCAGCTTCGGGCTACTGGACGACACTAAAGTCAAGAACAGCTTATCAAGCCTTCTTGTAAGGGAGGGAAAATAA